From the genome of Phlebotomus papatasi isolate M1 chromosome 2, Ppap_2.1, whole genome shotgun sequence:
CCAGaatcaatttcttaaaattactagCACTCTATCTAAAACAAAGATCTTTATTATCAAGGACCtattaaaatcgattttagtcGCTAAAGAACGAGTAGTTGAATTAgaatcttatacgggcttcagatttaAGGTTTAGCAGTATGCATTTCTCTAATTTCTgataagttaaaatttttggtaaaaCAAGGATAAATGACCGATTTATGACTTAAAGACCTTCGAGAACAAATATAAAACAATCGGTCTGAAATCCGTATTAGGATAATGCCCCTAGGAATCGATGGTTAATTTactgaaatattctcaaaacagaaaagagtggtttctgaagGTGAAGTAGTAGGGTGAGAAATCCATGTTATTTGGattccttatgccctagaccagACATccttaagacttaagccgatATACGAATTAGTGGAAAAggattgaaatgtttttttttttatttttggatatgcttagagattacccaggtggACAATtgaggtcatgtttgggctctttggaaaggtcttgaaatttgcgacaaaactgaaccggttccaattggttttgAACTAGTAATtaaccagttcataaccgataacaatTATTTTCTCAATCAGAAAAgagaattgagaaaaatattacCAAAATCGGCGCGATGTCAAACTATCCGCGGGCaactttgagcaaaaattttgcatggctTTCCGCGGAGCGTAAAAAGAATGACAAACTGTATTACTACCTctgttaagctatttttctcatattgaCGAACTAATGTAACTAAAAATCCTTTCTCTCTGTAGGAATTTGGATATCAATTGGAATTGGATAGAAATAAGTTATCCAAAATCGTGTGGTTTGAgatcaggggtgacatgataacttattttcgatactatcgactgtcgattctgaaaaatttaaacaatagctGCACTTCATGTAactaatataaatgtttatcaacagtctcattcttttaagaatgtcataATGAATGgctcaacaatgcgtaaaatgtcgactttcacttaatctaacagatatagatttatcgatactatcgattcgatagtatcgaaaagttacaGTAGAACcctgctataggccatcgctctatagtccacaatttatcgaccgttgatttcaaaacactgattttaagttaggttatgttttttagtacgcgacatgcaatgttgtcataattattttaatatttttggcaaacttaattgagtagttgtgataattgtgatccagaatgaagagagcgaggacaagcaCCACGATCgcaaaagaaagtggaagccgtcgagcaatttcaatactaaaagtcgttgataattttaaaaaatgacatggactacagtagactctcactcaatcgggcgacaaattttgttgacacttttcacgtttaattatgaagctaattcgctcaaattcgctatagttcttcctattttatcgtgattctttataattgagcgctttttgtggaatttacaaaggctttgacgctcaattctatcgctaaaccagatgacattttgccccatattcccgattgagagagagtctactgtatagtgcgacccaagtgtcaaatctggaaccaaatatagcctatagcgaggctctactgtatcatTTTACCCCAGTTATGCGATATAGATACGAAATCGTAACAAATTGTGACTGATAATAGAATCACAAATTCTTTTAGATAGTTCCTTCCTATTCATCTTTGGCTCAGGAATTCTTGAACTTAATCAAATTTCCTTGCTTTGGTGTGTCATAAAAAAGAGCTTTTGACGCAATTGATAGCACTTGTATTTGCTTTCCTTGGTTTGCTTTGGCATGATGCATCCTCCAAAAACGTCTTTATCTTTAATTCTGATCTTGAGATTATTcatcgaaaatcgatttataTGTGTTAACtgtatggaaaaaaaataagaaaatgtcaaaatctgttCAATGGAGACAATAAAAGgggtataaaataaaagaataagagAATGATACTGCaggatatttttaaattaattaaattaaattaaattttaagtcaaAGCAATTAGCATTGAATTTGTAAATGAGCTGGAAGAAAAGTGTAATAAGAATGTGGTTGAACATGTTGCAGATAAATTACCGAACATTGTTTAATTTGCATTTTGTATGTTGCGTTgacttatatatatattttttttggtgtaaaTAAATTGTCTTTACAAGTCAAATGGTAATTTTTCGGGTGATTATGCGATTGGCTAAAAAAAGACTTTGCTCAATGGAAGGTGCAAATTATCTCGCGATGAGAATGGAATTCACGTGTGAGAGAGTAGAGAAGAGATGGAAGTGGTACTCTGTGTGCGTTGGTTTAATGGCAACATTGATGTATCTCCTCTTTGGACACCAAAGTCCACGTCTGGTTGCACCTTGTGCGACCAGGAGGCATTGGGGGCGGGGAGGGGCTAAGGGGGCGGTGGGAGGTGCGCGGAGAGACATTCTCATGGCAATTTGGTGGAATTTGGCGTATGTAAGTGTGTGTTTGACTGCTGAGAGAGATATTAGCTTCCAAGTATGATTTCTTTCTGAGCAAAAGAGTACATACTTGCCGCAGCAGAAGGGGGAGGAGGAGGAGGGGGTGGGGATATGGGGGATATGGGAGTGAGAGGTATAAAATAGAGAGCAACTGTATATGTTTTTAATGCCATATAGGACAATTGCATCTTTCTCTTTCATTCACACAATTGTCCAATATGTTGCATTTCAATTGTTACGAGGCACTTTATAATGTGGGTGACGCGAGCGCGAGTTTTTTCTTTGCTGGGGTATAGATGAAGGGAACGGCGGAGGGTAAGATGAAGAATGGATTATTGACTCTGTGGCGCACAATCTATTCTTCCATCTATACCATCCGTCTTACCCCTCTGGTTGAGGTGCAAAATGTatgtatacaaaaaaaaaagtacagctctgttgtcttttttttccttcaattgATTATTTGTATGTGTGTCTTCTCTCTCTCGTGCCATTAACGATGTTTTGTCTCGGGGACTTTATGGAATTGATATACAAGGGACCACAGATGTTGTAAATTAATCGGAAGGTAAGCCAATAGTTCAGATCCGGCTAATCGATTCTAAGTCTCTTTTACAACTCATACTCTCCTCAATGGGATGGTTTAGTTGTATTAGGTCTTGGGATATGATTCAGGTAGGTGGGctttttgtttactttttttatacAAACCTAATCCTGCAGTTCAACTTGTCAGGTAAGTAAATATAGCTtttgtaagggccttgacagacttgagaattagccgagagatggcttagcgtaattatgttcgacataatgattaaacttcatttccatcattttccactaagtcatctctcggtttaagtcgtaagtgtgtctagggcataaggattGTCAGAATCGACAATCAAAAATGAAGTGAATCAGTCTTGGAAAGGTTGTATAGACGCTGACAAGACGACATGAAAAGGTAAAGGTGTAATGAGAGTGTTACACCTAGATAACCTAGGGGAagagcctcgagtgggtcagtggatagagtagtagctctatgactgcgaggtcttgggttcaaagctgagcagcagcagaaaaagatttctcatgccatatcggctttgaattcgtccagtgaatgaatgaatagtaatgtcaatggtgcatattggcaaaaaaagcgaaccgcctaaacaatagaggctggtacgaaaacgagtttcgacatgaaagtggttcagtcgatacaaatattcgctgtcactgatcccaaacacacactgAGAAGGGATgatgtgatatagtagcggcactgatagcccacagagctgtgatattgagcggctacccgttatcgggggataagatagaataggagtggggaagcataaggggtcCAATTGGTGGCcttggatgcatcggaatatccgaaatggagaactgactcCTGGCAAAATCTTAACCTAGGGGAAGAATGCTCTTCCTGACGAAGACTCCTTTAAGCCAATGATATCACTTACTGTTTAGCTCAAGTGCCATTGGGTGCTTTATAGCTAACTTTAGGTGATTATTGTGAGATCAAAATAACCGAGAACTTGGAAAGCTGGCACAATAGCACAACTGATAGTGGTAGCTCCCGACAAGATTACTCTTGTAATCGAGATTTTTCACCTTAGAGTGAAATAGAGCATGGCTGGTGGATTctggtatagttctgttgcctaCCGTGTGGGGGATTGGCTGACAGGAGCCGCTGTCAGTCAATCGGTAACATGGCTTGGAGGAGTTCGGATGagggcacagagctgggtcgcgcTTGGCAATCATTCAGGGCAGATGCCCGGCTACactcttgttaagggtgtgtTAATGTATTCACAGCTTAatggatctcagtggcgcaataggtaagAGCATTGGCTCTTGGGCGAATAGATCTACCGACTTGattcacagttgtgagttcgaattCCGTCAgatgcaaagatctgaatgtctgatttaaacgatttatgtatttttgatttaaacatGTAATattaacgtaataaaatgcataaCCTTCgtccaacaactccgggagcattgAAAAAACATTTACACCACAGGAATGCGCTCCTGGGcagtctacaatggacttagcaaattcttccaacacgggatatgacatGTGACCTACTCTCTGGAAAGTGGCCGTCAAAAGTGAGGCTACTTTCTTACATTCACATATAGATTCGTATGgagatttttctgcactcgtgaccgttaaaCTATAAATGTCACAATTGAGGTGTGccttgtacacaggactctgtgccttgtaaagaggaataaatattcaatatttccatctaaaaagtttttcggAACTCGAAGTATAAGCtgagtttggaagcaatttatgagttggcttcaaagagctgcatataaaaaaaaaaccttttgccAGGGGGTAttatatgacattgtaaaatgattaccttgtaatacaaaTATCTCTATAATCTCGATACAACACCCAGCACGTTCTAGTATCtagtgcatttttaaaatttttatctcaAGCAAGGAGCAAAAGAGGATTCATGTGAAAAGAGGATACACAATCCATTACAACTGTcacttaaaaaatatagttgTGGACTAAGGATACATTAAGGGATTCCAAACTAGAGTCGAAAGAGCAACTTTTCCCAACAGAAAAGTGATAAGCGCATTATGTGAACCCTCCTCCTAATGTGTGAATTGTATAGCCAATTCAGGAGCCTCCCAGTCCTGTACTTATCAAAATGGGTAAAGGtcaataaaacaatattttgacaaCACCAATCAAATGTTTATTGGACGAATTAGTCATTGGTGAAGTACAAAGGAATGAATGACGCATAACTGCATTACAAATGGTTAATGCAAGAATCACAAACACCGCATTTATTCGCCACTTACCAGGacatttcttcttcttcttcttcatcacTATGAATACGACGAGTTCACATGAATGTGAATATTAAGTGTAttggagagtgagagagatatTTCGTAAAGTATGTAGGCCGTGACGTCAAGTGAAGAGGGAGAAAGATTGATGCAAAGTTTATAAGTAGGAGCCACTCACTGGCAGAAGTCTCAATCCAGTTTCAGCGGTTAACGACTTGAGACTCGTTGTTCAAAAGCTCAATAATTTCGCGCGCAATATTAATCACACTATACACTAGTGTGTATATGTGTAGGCTACGGCAGTGAGGGAAGAGGACAACAATTGTGGAAGTGTGTAGTTAAGAGAAAGACAGAGAAATATAGTGAGACAGTCATTTGAGGAATTGGATGATGTATCGAGTTTGGATTTAAGaggcactttttttttcttcatcattgGAAGAGTGCccgtgtgtgtgtgtttttcaataaaatttcacacAACCTACACTTACAATAGGTTGTCGTGGATTTTCGATAGTAAGAGATATCGTGGAAAAGACTGAGAGCATTTATAGTGGCGGGGGAAAGGCGTCAGGAAAAGAGACAAAGAAAGGAATAAGGAGTAGCAATTGAATTGATGAATGCGCGGGAAAGAGAGTGAAATAAAAGGCGGGAAGGATTTTTTCCCAATAGTGAGACACcccaaaattttgatgaaaggTGAAAAGAGATCAATGGACATATTTTTTGAATCACCCAATTGAAGAGACATacaacagaagaaaaaaaaacacagatgGTGATTTTAATGTGGAGCAAgtgaaatgcaaaataaaattgagaatagCTGAAGAAGTGTCGAAGACAGAGTGAGAAGGCATTGTTGAGTGATATTGAGAAATTATCGCCAAACAcgtagacaatttttttttttggctgtaTCACACTTAGTCATTCTTCAGTATTTATAAAATTGGAGGAGACGAcgacgtggaaaaaatatttaacaccAAGATTGTATTTGTGAGTCTGAAAATTTTCCTCTGACTCATTCTTATCGCATTGACGTCCTCGAAAAAATAAAGCATAAAGTGACGAAGATTTGATTGTATATACACAGAGACATTTTATATAACTGGAGATTTTCAACACGAAAAATTGTGATTCACTTGTGCCAGTTCGCAGTGAAATCGATAGGTAGTGCAAGATATAGGAGTGTATTTCCGGTTAGAACTTAACGATAGAAGAAACTTAACGAATTAAGGACGAACTGAACGACAATGGCTGCCGAGGCACAACGCTTAATTGGTATATCGTTAAGCAAAATTGCCCAGTCGCGAATGGAACGCGGTGGCATTTCGCTGCACAAGAACCTGTTAGTGGCCACAGTGCTGCAGAAGGCGAGAATAATATTCATGGAGGAGGCGTATCACATGGTCCACGGACATTACCCTCATGAGCAGGCGGCGGCCGCGGCAGCGGCTATATCAGCCGCGGCGGCCCAAATGAGAAATCGCTATTTTTGCGAGCAACAGGAGGCACTATGTCGAAGTTACAAAGAGCAGCATCAGTTGATTATTCGACGAGATGGAGAACTTGTCGGTAGGAGTGATGAGGCTGAAGATGAGCCAGAAGAAGATGAGGAAGAATGCACTGCCGAAGAAGCCGAAGAGGAAGTTgatgataaagaaaatgaagCACCCATCGAATTGACATACTATGACCTGGATAATCATATAAAAATCCGCGATAATCCTAAGAGGAGACGAGAAGTGACCGAATGGGAAACAGAAGAGGCTGTCTTGTCTATTTTGCCCAAGAGACTGTGCCGCGGAGATGAAAAAAGTCCCGATAGTTGCCCTGTCCAGGAAAATGACCCACCAGCAGAATCCCTCGATACACCAGAGCTGAGTTCAGTGGCGGAACCAATGGAAATCAGCCGAATAACATCCCTAGTGTCCATCTTTAGCTTTGGCAGCCTTGCGAGGCAATCACCTGTGTCT
Proteins encoded in this window:
- the LOC129803115 gene encoding uncharacterized protein LOC129803115, producing MAAEAQRLIGISLSKIAQSRMERGGISLHKNLLVATVLQKARIIFMEEAYHMVHGHYPHEQAAAAAAAISAAAAQMRNRYFCEQQEALCRSYKEQHQLIIRRDGELVGRSDEAEDEPEEDEEECTAEEAEEEVDDKENEAPIELTYYDLDNHIKIRDNPKRRREVTEWETEEAVLSILPKRLCRGDEKSPDSCPVQENDPPAESLDTPELSSVAEPMEISRITSLVSIFSFGSLARQSPVSSSTSDLHTFRSQNTTNTSSVAMTA